Proteins encoded within one genomic window of Brienomyrus brachyistius isolate T26 chromosome 22, BBRACH_0.4, whole genome shotgun sequence:
- the mchr1b gene encoding LOW QUALITY PROTEIN: melanin-concentrating hormone receptor 1 (The sequence of the model RefSeq protein was modified relative to this genomic sequence to represent the inferred CDS: inserted 1 base in 1 codon): MFEFGDTQYQAANHNILSPSIFAIICFLGKTGNCTVIYTIVKKAKFCVWQTVPDIFIFSLSVVDLLFLLGMPFLIHQLLGNGSWHFGAATCTIITALDSNSQIVSTYILTIMTLDCYLATMHPIRSSRIHTLRLAASAVGLEWFMSLLTVXPVWLYAGLMPLQDGSVGCTLLLPDPARDTYWFTLYQFVLAFALPLVIIGVALSHILRSLFSAVAPLPVWSLRVRTHKVTRMAIAVCQVFFICWAPYHALQLAHLGVQRPGRIFLYAYHVAISLGYANSCVNPFLYVALSKTFQWRLAAAVQRARRGTQGPHIHPAVGAADSSVCLQLAPDTMQSRSSRELLHNMVPVTAAVP, from the exons ATGTTTGAATTTGGAGACACTC AATATCAAGCGGCGAATCACAACATCCTGTCGCCGAGCATTTTCGCGATTATCTGTTTCCTGGGCAAAACTGGGAACTGCACTGTGATCTACACCATCGTAAAGAAGGCCAAGTTCTGTGTCTGGCAGACCGTGCCAGATATCTTCATCTTCAGCCTGTCTGTTGTGGATTTACTATTTCTGCTAGGCATGCCCTTCCTCATCCACCAACTCCTTGGCAACGGCTCATGGCACTTTGGCGCGGCTACGTGCACGATCATCACCGCGCTGGATTCCAACAGCCAGATCGTCAGCACCTACATCCTCACCATCATGACCCTGGACTGCTACCTGGCCACCATGCACCCCATTCGCTCCAGCCGCATTCACACACTGCGCCTTGCCGCCTCCGCTGTGGGCCTTGAGTGGTTCATGTCTCTGCTGACTG ACCCCGTGTGGCTGTATGCGGGCCTCATGCCCCTGCAagatggctcagtgggttgcaCTCTGCTGCTGCCCGACCCAGCCAGAGATACCTACTGGTTCACCCTGTACCAATTCGTTCTAGCCTTCGCCCTGCCCTTGGTGATCATCGGCGTGGCCTTATCCCACATCCTCCGTAGCCTGTTTTCAGCCGTAGCGCCGTTGCCCGTGTGGAGTCTGCGGGTACGGACGCATAAGGTGACCCGCATGGCCATAGCTGTCTGCCAGGTGTTCTTCATCTGCTGGGCGCCCTACCATGCCCTGCAGCTGGCCCATTTGGGCGTGCAGAGACCCGGACGTATCTTCCTGTATGCCTACCATGTAGCTATTAGCCTGGGCTACGCCAACAGCTGTGTCAACCCCTTCCTGTACGTGGCGCTCAGCAAGACATTCCAGTGGCGGCTGGCGGCGGCCGTGCAGCGTGCCAGGAGGGGAACCCAGGGGCCCCACATTCACCCTGCCGTGGGGGCAGCGGACAGCagtgtctgtctgcagctggCACCCGACACCATGCAGTCCAGGTCTTCAAGAGAGCTCCTTCATAACATGGTGCCTGTAACTGCTGCTGTACCCTAA